In a genomic window of Branchiostoma lanceolatum isolate klBraLanc5 chromosome 12, klBraLanc5.hap2, whole genome shotgun sequence:
- the LOC136446475 gene encoding carbohydrate sulfotransferase 1-like — protein sequence MPFLSSRPVSEARRGIRMSVRGAVGVALLVMTLFCLCMLLFLGHLELSRPRVAMLNRALAGVQHSQRGTQRTFPVQQTIPREAVLPDLHTVSPRRTVSPNETMAGFHDGMETMARSVEYVEEPINKEEQLSALRERWEYYPGNDYGEEGGQFGNQSGLSGNPARRLAVVVFAQMRTGSSFTGQLFNQHPSFFYMFEPLWHLHHPQNVAYRPIPVVNGRATVRLSAIAHRPPEATFGKVLEGILRCDFGELTKFIGRKGLFAAGSDRALVRFCDEVLHWPPRRCSYALRPQTLPKVVNYCKRTPYTAVKTIRIQNMNSLEHLLSDPTLDLKIVHLVRDPRATITSRLSLMDARHRAKLPFPPNLLNEKDINKLCGWITRSTVTTDVPSPWRDRYIMVRYEDLAEHPELMTKRLYEFLGVPLDDMVLHWVRENTKGDGKPHDHFSTKHHDANATAKIWRYRLSFPAVAKVQDMCRDAMKMVGYKEVDSPEKLRDLQTSLVDAIPANVIAIRP from the exons ATGCCTTTCCTTTCTTCCAGGCCCGTGTCCGAAGCACGACGAGGCATCAGAATGAGCGTGCGCGGAGCAGTGGGCGTGGCCCTCCTGGTCATGACGCTGTTCTGTCTCTGCATGCTGCTGTTTCTGGGACACCTGGAGCTGTCCCGACCTCGGGTCGCCATGCTGAACCGCGCACTGGCCGGCGTACAGCACAGTCAGCGGGGCACTCAGAGAACTTTCCCGGTACAGCAGACTATACCACGGGAAGCAGTCTTACCAGACCTCCATACGGTGTCACCAAGGCGGACGGTGTCCCCAAATGAGACCATGGCAGGTTTTCACGACGGGATGGAGACCATGGCTCGGTCAGTAGAGTACGTTGAAGAGCCTATCAACAAGGAGGAACAGCTTTCCGCGCTGAGGGAGAGGTGGGAGTACTATCCTGGTAATGATTACGGTGAAGAAGGTGGACAGTTCGGCAACCAGTCGGGGCTAAGTGGCAATCCGGCCCGCCGGCTAGCTGTGGTGGTGTTCGCCCAGATGCGTACGGGATCCTCCTTCACGGGGCAGCTCTTCAACCAGCACCCCTCCTTCTTCTACATGTTCGAGCCGCTATGGCACCTGCACCACCCGCAGAACGTCGCCTACAGGCCGATCCCGGTGGTGAACGGGCGGGCAACCGTGAGACTCAGTGCCATCGCCCACCGGCCTCCCGAGGCAACGTTCGGCAAGGTGCTCGAAGGAATCCTGCGCTGCGACTTCGGAGAGTTAACCAAATTCATCGGAAGAAAGGGACTTTTCGCCGCCGGGTCTGACAGGGCTTTGGTACGATTCTGTGACGAAGTCTTGCACTGGCCACCCCGTCGGTGTTCTTACGCGCTGAGGCCGCAAACCTTACCCAAGGTGGTAAACTACTGCAAAAGGACACCCTATACAGCAGTAAAGACGATACGGATTCAGAATATGAATTCCCTAGAACACTTACTGAGCGACCCTACCCTTGACTTGAAGATAGTCCACCTGGTAAGGGACCCGCGAGCGACCATTACGTCCAGACTGTCTTTAATGGACGCACGCCATAGAGCGAAGCTTCCTTTCCCTCCTAATCTTCTCAATGAGAAGGACATCAATAAACTTTGTGGCTGGATCACTAGAAGTACGGTGACAACG GACGTGCCCTCCCCATGGCGAGACCGGTACATCATGGTTCGCTACGAGGACCTGGCAGAGCATCCCGAACTCATGACCAAAAGGCTGTACGAATTTCTGGGCGTGCCCCTTGACGACATGGTTCTCCATTGGGTAAGAGAAAACACGAAAGGAGACGGCAAACCTCACGATCACTTTAgcaccaaacatcacgacgctAACGCCACCGCCAAGATCTGGAGATACAGGTTGAGTTTCCCTGCCGTCGCTAAAGTACAAGACATGTGCAGAGACGCTATGAAAATGGTGGGGTACAAAGAAGTGGACTCGCCGGAGAAATTGAGAGACTTACAGACGTCTCTAGTGGACGCAATTCCTGCTAACGTCATTGCGATTCGCCCATAA